A single region of the Acidobacteriota bacterium genome encodes:
- a CDS encoding N-acetyltransferase: MTLIRKEQPQDLAAIYQVVEQAFGQADEAKLVDRLRANGKAVVSLVAIKDRRVVGHILFSEVTFASALCDVKAIGLAPMAVLPQLQNQGIGSQLVKAGLDECRELGYEVVVVLGHAKYYPRFGFVPSVQYHIKSQYAVPDDHFLVMELRQGALNKCSGIVGYQPEFNE; this comes from the coding sequence ATGACCCTCATACGCAAAGAGCAACCCCAAGACCTTGCCGCTATTTATCAAGTCGTCGAACAGGCGTTCGGGCAAGCCGATGAAGCGAAACTGGTTGACCGCTTGCGCGCAAACGGCAAAGCGGTGGTTTCATTGGTTGCCATCAAAGACCGGCGCGTCGTCGGGCATATTCTGTTTAGCGAGGTGACATTCGCTTCGGCTCTGTGTGATGTGAAAGCCATCGGGCTTGCGCCAATGGCGGTGTTGCCTCAGTTGCAGAATCAAGGCATTGGCTCGCAGTTGGTTAAAGCCGGACTTGATGAATGCCGCGAGCTTGGTTACGAAGTCGTAGTGGTGCTCGGTCATGCGAAATACTATCCGCGATTCGGGTTTGTGCCTTCGGTGCAATACCACATCAAAAGCCAATACGCCGTGCCGGATGACCATTTTCTGGTGATGGAACTTCGCCAAGGCGCGCTCAACAAGTGTTCGGGCATTGTGGGCTATCAGCCGGAATTTAATGAGTGA
- a CDS encoding UPF0175 family protein, with the protein MTHKVSIELPDSAFAALRKSPDEFVREMRLAAVVKWYELGELSQSKAAEIVGLSRAEFINVLSRFRVSPLQYTAEELQEELAGED; encoded by the coding sequence ATGACGCACAAAGTTTCTATAGAGCTACCGGATTCGGCGTTCGCGGCGTTGCGGAAATCGCCCGATGAATTTGTCCGTGAAATGCGACTTGCGGCAGTCGTCAAATGGTATGAACTCGGCGAACTATCGCAAAGCAAAGCCGCCGAAATTGTCGGGTTGAGTCGCGCCGAATTTATCAATGTGTTGTCACGTTTTCGCGTCTCGCCGTTGCAATACACAGCGGAAGAATTACAAGAGGAATTAGCCGGTGAAGATTGA
- a CDS encoding DUF3368 domain-containing protein, with translation MKIESVVINASLLIVLFKSGMGDLLPQLFREIYIPEAVWQEIIAGGAQDTAAQNLSSATWAQRVTVSVTNPIITAWNLGAGESEVLSYALENPGYRAMVDDAAARACAKTLNIPTLGTGGAIVLAKNRNLIDSVTQALEALQNSGLWLSENIIRLLKQQADE, from the coding sequence GTGAAGATTGAGAGCGTCGTCATAAATGCCTCGCTCTTGATCGTGCTGTTCAAAAGCGGAATGGGAGATTTGCTGCCGCAACTTTTCAGGGAAATTTATATTCCCGAAGCCGTATGGCAGGAAATCATCGCAGGCGGCGCACAGGATACTGCCGCGCAAAATTTATCTTCCGCGACCTGGGCGCAGCGCGTTACGGTTTCCGTGACCAACCCAATTATCACAGCTTGGAATTTAGGAGCAGGCGAATCAGAAGTCTTGAGTTATGCTCTTGAAAACCCCGGTTATCGCGCAATGGTTGATGACGCGGCAGCGCGCGCTTGCGCGAAAACTTTAAACATACCGACGCTTGGCACAGGCGGCGCAATCGTGTTGGCGAAAAACCGCAACTTGATTGATTCCGTTACTCAAGCATTAGAGGCTTTGCAAAACTCAGGATTATGGCTATCTGAAAACATTATTCGATTGCTCAAGCAACAAGCCGACGAATAA
- a CDS encoding alpha/beta fold hydrolase — MNRKKFFILVAVFFTLGLATFTAASYFFAMQFISPANCAIGDAPQEFAFPIKNVSFTTEDGLAIRGWYAPDEKTRTAIILLHGHRGNRWQMYDTAKMLRRAGYGVLLYDARATGESEGKAISIGYFETKDLIAAVRFLREQGVERIACLGQSQGGATILMAAAKLDGVKCVIAQSSYDTICRAIDRRYREYLHIPGWLGGSLMKFFAEQKLGISAEQISPLREIKNLPCPVLIIAGENDTKTWAKDTRELFEAANAPKDLWMMEGAGHEDLYALRPQEYEKRVLEFLKKYL; from the coding sequence ATGAACCGGAAAAAGTTTTTCATACTGGTTGCCGTGTTTTTCACATTAGGGCTAGCGACCTTTACCGCAGCTTCCTATTTTTTCGCCATGCAGTTCATCTCTCCGGCAAATTGCGCCATCGGCGATGCGCCGCAGGAATTTGCGTTTCCGATTAAAAACGTATCCTTTACCACCGAGGACGGACTCGCGATTCGCGGCTGGTATGCGCCCGATGAAAAAACGCGCACGGCAATCATTCTGTTGCACGGGCACAGAGGCAATCGCTGGCAGATGTATGACACCGCGAAGATGCTCAGGCGCGCTGGCTACGGCGTGTTGCTCTATGATGCGCGCGCTACCGGTGAAAGCGAAGGCAAGGCGATTTCCATCGGTTACTTTGAAACCAAAGATTTAATCGCTGCGGTTCGCTTCTTGCGCGAACAGGGAGTTGAGCGCATCGCCTGTCTTGGTCAATCACAAGGCGGCGCAACCATTCTGATGGCTGCGGCAAAACTTGACGGTGTAAAATGCGTCATCGCGCAAAGCTCTTATGACACTATCTGCCGGGCGATTGACCGCCGCTATCGTGAGTATCTGCACATTCCGGGCTGGCTTGGCGGCTCACTCATGAAATTTTTTGCCGAACAAAAACTCGGTATCAGCGCCGAGCAAATCAGTCCGCTTCGCGAAATCAAGAATCTGCCTTGCCCGGTGTTGATTATCGCGGGAGAAAACGATACCAAAACCTGGGCGAAGGATACGCGGGAACTATTCGAGGCGGCAAATGCGCCGAAAGATTTGTGGATGATGGAGGGTGCGGGGCACGAAGACCTCTATGCGTTAAGACCACAGGAATATGAAAAACGGGTTCTGGAATTTTTGAAAAAGTATTTGTAA